In Desulfuribacillus stibiiarsenatis, the genomic window TTCTCATTTCTCTTTTCTCCTATTATGTTTATGATTCATTGATTATTTGTTGTAACATCCGCTTCGTTTGTAAGGATGGTTCAATCCCTAATTCTTCTTGTAATACTTGCACAAAGTTATGATAAACTATTAAGGCTGCTGTACGATTTTTCATTTCTAAATGGATTTTAATTAAACGTTGACAGATCTCATCTGAATAACGAGAAAGTTCCATCTCTTTTTCTGTATACTCAAGAAATTTTTCAATTTCACCTAAGCCGTTATAAAATTTGGCAAGTTGATTATTTACTGTATATATATTTTTACAAATGTATTGACGCTTCTCTTCAGCCCAACTATAGCCCGACTTCGCCATATACTCATCTTTGTAAATATCCAATATTTTTTCAAATAGATGTTTATTTTCTTGACTTATATTTTCGATAGTATTATTAAGATTCTTCCATTCTATTAAATCACATTTAAAATTTAATAGATTGATATAGTAACAACTATCTTTTTTCATGATTACATTCTCAAACCCATGTTCTTTAAACGTACTTCTTAAATAAGATATGTTCGTATAAAGACTCGTTCTCGCTTTATCTACAGG contains:
- a CDS encoding response regulator yields the protein MRKVLLIDDEETGLDILEILLSEFEEIEVSGRYTDPVEALERLKVEIIDAVFLDIEMPEISGMEFARRVQEMNEQTKIIFVTAHMDFAVEAFEIESLDYILKPVTKARLHQSVRRILHATNKHKPKDSSISIRCFGHFDVYSHDENETLTWKTNKVRELCAYLIHFEGNLVERDRIIDTLWPEVPVDKARTSLYTNISYLRSTFKEHGFENVIMKKDSCYYINLLNFKCDLIEWKNLNNTIENISQENKHLFEKILDIYKDEYMAKSGYSWAEEKRQYICKNIYTVNNQLAKFYNGLGEIEKFLEYTEKEMELSRYSDEICQRLIKIHLEMKNRTAALIVYHNFVQVLQEELGIEPSLQTKRMLQQIINES